The stretch of DNA GAGGAAATCTTCGAGAAATTGAAAAAGCACTCCATTGAGTATTATGAACAGCCGGTGCAAGAAGTCGTGCTCGATGAAGAGGAGCAGTTGGAAGGCTTCCTGTTACAAGATGGGGAGAAACTGTGGACGGAGAAAGCCTTTGTCGCTTTCGGAAAGAACCAGGTGAACAGCAAGCTGGCTGAATCATTGGGTGTGGAGCTTCATAAGAACAGACATATCGAAAATAATCCCCGTACGAAGGAAACGAGTATAGAAGGTGTCTGGGCCGCCGGGGATATCACAGTCCATTCCGAGCAAGTCAGCATCGCAATGGGGGATGGTATGCAGGCAGCTATTTGGATGCATAAGCGTCTGCTGAAAACAAAATGAAAAGACAGAGCGCTTATGCTCTGTCTTTTTGGAGTTCATATTTTTCAATCGCTTTCGTCACCAGCGCGCTGTCTTTGGACTGTCCGCTGATATGGGATAAAGCAGAGGCTGCTCCTTCGGCTTTGATGCGTTCTTGCAATTCTTTTGCTTCATCATCGCCTTCTGGATCGAATTCCAATGCATAAGCGATGGTGGTAAGCAGCGCATCAGCGGATTTGCCTTTATCCAGCAATGCCTGTGCTGGATAAACCAATCTATCTTTCGGTCCAAGCTTACGGATCGGTCCGCGGCCTACACGTGTCAGCCTATCGGAAATGTATGGATTTTGATAGCGCTGCAGGATTTTCGCGATATAGTGGGTCAAGTCATCTTCGTCAAAGCCCCATTTTTCCTGCAGCAAGTAACTTGTCTCTTCCAGAGCCTGTTTCGCAAGACCGAGGATTTCCCCATCCTTTATTGCTTCGATGATGGTGGCATAACCTTTCGCATACCCTGCGTAGGCAATGGCGGCATGGCCAGTGTTGACTGTAAGCAGCTTTCTTTCGATATAAGGCTCCAGGTCATCGACGAAGGTGATGGCATCTATTGCCGGAAGTTCACCTTGCCAGTTTTTCTTCTCCACGACCCATTCGAAATAAGGCTCCACTTGAACAGTCAGCAAGTCCTTGTGCTCCTGTATTGGTACGATCCGGTCAACTGCAGCATCACAGAATGCGGTATAGCCTTCGACCTGTTCCTTATCCTGTTCATCTACATGTGCCATGACAAACTCACGCAATTGACTCGAACCGCGGATCATATTTTCGCATGCGATTACGTGGATCGGCTTGGGCTGTTTGGCGCGCTGGACAAGTCCTTTGGCGATGACAGGTGCGACGTGCGGCAGGATGGATGGACCTACTGCTGTAGTCACCAGATCCGCCTCTGCAATAGCCTTGATGACAGCTTCCTCTTCTGTGGCACTGTTCAAGCCCGTAACGCCGGTAATCATTTCGGAATGCGCTTCTTCCTGTGCATAGACAACTTCATACTGTTGCTTTTCTTTCAGGGCGGAGATGATGTCTCTGTTCACATCCGCGAAAGTCACTTGGACATCGGCATGGGAGAGAAGGGCGCCGATAAATCCCCTGCCGATATTGCCGGCACCAATGTGTACGCTTTTCATTACGCATCCACCTCGGAGAACATGTCCATGATCTCTTGTTTGCTTGTTGCATTGACAAGCTTATCGATGTTTTCCTCCTCTGAGCAAACGATTGCGATTTGCGAAAGGATATCCAGGTGTTCGTTATTTTTGCCGGCAATGCCGAAGACAAGCTTCACTTCATTGCCATCGAATGTAACGCCTTCAGGTGCCTGGATCACAGAGATACCGGAAGCAAGCACTTCCTCTTTTGCCTCTTCTGTACCGTGGGGGATTGCCACGAAATTTCCCATATAAGTCGATGTCAATGCTTCGCGTTCGATCATTTTGTCCACATAGGTTTCGTTTACATAGCCATTATCCACAAGGATTTGCCCTGCCTTGCGGATGGCATCCTCCTGGTTATCCAATTTTGTGTTCAGTAAAATGTTCGCTTCTTGTAGTACTTGCATGATTACCCTCCTAAATGATCTGTGAATTGCTGGATGTGGGCAGTGAACAGCTGTGCCAATTCCTTGCTGAGTGCTTCTTGGTCTGCAGCGCGGATCAGAGGCTGAATTTGCTCTTCCAGAATGAAAATACTGATCTTGCTGAATAGCTCATAACAGCTCAAAGGCAAATTGTCCGGTGCAGCAAGGATGAAAAGGCGGTCAGCCTCCATCGCTTTATTATCCATCCCCTTTATCCTGATAGGGGAGGAGAGCGCCATCATCCAAAATGCAGGCTGTTCGATTTTGCTGTTGCGGCTGTGGTACAAGGCCATTTTAGTTTCAGGGATCCCCATTCCTCCGAGTCGATCTCTTTGTTCAAGGAGAGGGGCGAGTAGCCCTTGGCTTCCGATGATGCCAAGATCTGCAGCTTGTTCATCGATATGTGTAAATAGGTCCATCTGCTGCGGGTGATAGGTTTCGTCGATCTTGAAATTATCCCAAACCTTTCGTATCACAGCTGTCAAAGTCTTCAGTTCCTCTAATTTGGACTCAAAAGCTGATATGGCCGGAAGGGATGCCGGAACGGATTCAGCTGGTTCCGTTTGTTTTCTCTTTTTATAAATGGCCGGCAGCTCTTGCTGGATGAATGCATCTACGCGTTTGACATCGGGACCAGGCAGAAGCGGATTGACAAGCAAGTATTCCCGATGGAATTGATCAAGGCTGATCGTCGAGATCAGCAAATCGAACCTTTCCAAGTCCATCTCCCTCAATTCCAGGAAGGATGATAATGTGACCTGTGTAATTTCGGGAAATTCATTTTGTAATCTGCTGGCCAGCATCTTGGAAGTGCCAATTCCGCTTGCGCATACAACCAAGGCATGCAGACGCTGTCTGCTGCGCTGTCTTTCCCGTGCAGAAGCAAAGTGCAATGCCAGGAAGGCGACCTCGCCTTGCCCAAAACGAAAAGTGGGGAACACTGTCTCAAGGGCTTGCCGGACAGCAGCCACGATCTCCTGGTAGTCTTGCTCGATCTTTTCTGTAAGCGGATTGTACGTTTGGATGCCTTCTCTTGCACGGCTGATCGCTGGTTCGATATGGGCGAGCAGACCTTCTGTGAATGTCTCATCCTTTTCCAGCTGGGGCAGCTGGATCTCATCTGTGACCATCTGGATGAAAGCTTGCACCTGGAGCTCGAGCAGCGGGTCGGAACGATGTATCGTTTCATTCCGCTTCGCCCCTTGGATCTGTACCGCGATATAACTGATTTCCGAAGCAGGAAATGCAATGGAGAAGGTAGTTTCCAATTCCCTGCTCAGCGCTGCGGCAATCGCATATTCTTCCGTTTTTTGTAAAGATTCAAGCAAAGGATCTGATAAGGTCACAAATTTATGCTGCCGTATTCTCTGAATCGTAATGCTGATATAGGTGATAAGCGCAACATAAGCGTTATCTGCGATGGAATAGGACAGTTTGGTCAAATGATCCATTACATATTTCTCCACCGTTGTCATACTCTGTTCCTTGATGATGTTTTGCAGGAACTGATGCAATGTCTGTTCTTCATAGTCATTCGTGAAGGAATAGATGGATGCTTGATCCAGCTGCTCCATCATGAGCTGGACAAGGATCTTCCTCTTTTCATTTTCTTCGCCTTCCAGCTCAACTCCAACACCCCGGCGCCTTTTGATGGACAGCGAATAATCATTCAGTCTGGCTTCCAATGCATCCAAATATACAGATATCGCTGTTTTGGATAATTGCACTTCATTTGCCAGATAGGCAACTTTGACAGGCTCGGCAGCTTCAACGAGTAAATAAAGCAAATGGAGCAGCCGCTCTTCCTGTGTCGTGTCCACTTCGACGGCGTCACGCAGCTGTTCCTGCATCGCTTCCATATGAGCTTTTTCTCCTTCTATCCGGATGCCAGATCCGGTGACACGCAGTAAGGACAGCTTATTCTCAGCGAGTGTCCGCTCCACTTGCTTCAATTCCCGATGAATGGTTCGAGAGCTGACATTCAAATGCTCTGCCAGCTCTCGGATGGAGATGAATTGGTGTCTGGAACGTAGCAAATGCAGGATCATTCTTCTTTCTCTGCTGCTGACCAATTCCAATTCAATCACTCCTTACTTATGCTTGATGCTTTTTGAGGTTCTCGATCAGTTCTGCATATTTTGGACTGTTCAAGAAGTTTTCCACTGAGATATGCTCAGCATCCGGTCGTTTATTGCGTGCGCGGTCTGTCAGATTCTTCTGCGTGATGACGATATCGGCATCATCCTGGATATTGGAAATGGCTGCATTATCGACTGTTATTTCAGTCAATCCGGCATCCTTCATCTTCTTCCGCAGAAGGGATGCACCCATTGCACTGGATCCCATTCCGGCATCACAGGCAAACGTGATTTTGTTTACATTACTGTAATCAAATGCACCGTCGTCCTGCTCTTTGTGCTGTACAGCTGTATCCAATGTTTCAGCAGCTTCATCCGCTGCACCGCCAGTTTGGTTGATGCCGACTGCGGCTGCAGGTTTTGTTCCTTTCATTTCTTTAGATTTTGCAGTTGCTTCTTCGATATTTGTTTCGGTAGCTTTGCTGCTCTTCATGATGACTGCAGAGATAGCGAATGATACGGCAGCCGCACCAAGAATACCAAGTGCCAGGCCGAGATAGTCGCTTGGGTTGCCCATCAGGAAGATGGCGATGATACTGCCTGGTGAAGCCGCGGCGCGAAGGCCGACATCCATCAGGGAGAATATAAGCGTTCCGGTTACACCGCCGCCGATTGCCGCTACAATCAGGAATGGTTTCATCAGGATATACGGGAAGTAGATCTCATGGATCCCCCCGAAGAAATGGATGATAGCTGCACCTGGTGCTGATGCTCTTGCGCTTCCTTTTCCAAAAATGATGAATGCAAGCAGGATACCCAATCCTGGGCCTGGGTTGGCTTCCAATAGGAAAAGAATGGATTTGCCGACTTCTGCCGATTGCTCCAGGCCAAGCGGTGTGAAAATACTATGGTTGATTGCATTGTTAAGGAACAATACTTTTGCTGGTTCGATCAATATGTTGACAAGCGGGAGGAGACCCAGTCCTACAAGCCAGTCAACGCCGGCTGCCAATATATTTGTCAATCCTTCAAGCAGCGGACCTACAAAGTAGATAGCGCCGATTGCCAAAGCGCCGCCGATGATACCTGCAGAGAAGTTGTTGACCAGCATTTCAAAGCCGGAGCGCACTTTGGAACCGATATACTGGTCAAATAGCTTGATGGTATATCCGCCAAGCGGCCCCATTGCCATCGCTCCCAGGAACATCGGTGTATCCGGCGAGCCGACAATCGCCCCCATTGTGACGATGGCCCCGACGACACCGCCTCGAATATCATGGACGAGACGACCGCCGGTAAAACCGATCAGCAGCGGGAGCAAATACGTGATCGAAGGATCTACGATTGCTGCAATCGTTTCATTCGGGAAATACCCATCTGGTATGAATAATGCGGTAATAAGACCCCATGCGATAAATGCGCCGATGTTCGGCATGACCATGCTGCTCAAATAAGAACCGAACTTTTGAACTCGAGCGCGGACACTGGTTTTTTCCTGTGCCATGCTTTTTCCCCCTTTTATATGTGGACAAATGATGAATTATATAGTGCTTGTTTTTATCTTACTCGCTATGTAATCGATTACACAATACAAACAAACACTACCTTTGTCACTTGTCTTCCTGCCAATCGTGTCCATTCACTCTCAAGATAGCCTTAGGTAAAGCTGTAGAGTATATACGGATGAATCTAAATATGACACTTTTGTTACTGATTTCCTCTTAGGCTGGAAAAGAAACGTAAAGTTTATGAAAAAACATACAGATTTTATGAATGTATCCGATATTAAGAGTAATCAAAAATTTTTAGGAGAATGGAAATATGGATAAATCATCAATCATTGGTGTCATATTGGGCTTAGTTGCTGTCGGAGTCGGTATGGTATTGAAAGGCGTAAGTCCAACCGCTCTTATCAATCCTGCGGCCATACTGATCATCATAGTCGGTACAGCGGCCTCGGTTACTTTGGCATTTCCGGGAAATGAATTGAAACGATTCCCGAAACTGCTGGGCGTAGTTTTTAAGAATAAGCAGGAGTTCGACACAAAAGAGCTTGTACGTATGTTCTCGGAATGGTCGCAGATCAGTCGGAAGGAAGGACTGCTGGCACTGGAGAATAGCGCTCGTGATGTAGAAGATGACTTTTTGCGTAATGGACTGAGCATGGCTGTCGATGGAGAATCACCGGAATATATCCGCAATGTGCTGAATGAAGAAGTCGATGCGCTGGAGGAGCGGCATGCAATTGGTGCTGCTATCTTCACACAGGCCGGTACCTATGCACCTTCACTGGGGGTTTTGGGAGCCGTTATCGGTCTTATTGCGGCCCTTGGGGATATTTCGGATATCGATAAGCTGAGTCATGCAATTGCCGCTGCTTTTGTTGCGACCCTGATGGGGATTTTCACCGGATATGTCATCTGCCACCCGATCGCCAACAAACTGAAGCGCAAGACCCAGCAGGAAGTGCAGCATAAGCTGCTGATGATAGAAGGTATCCTCTCC from Terribacillus sp. FSL K6-0262 encodes:
- a CDS encoding mannitol-1-phosphate 5-dehydrogenase; its protein translation is MKSVHIGAGNIGRGFIGALLSHADVQVTFADVNRDIISALKEKQQYEVVYAQEEAHSEMITGVTGLNSATEEEAVIKAIAEADLVTTAVGPSILPHVAPVIAKGLVQRAKQPKPIHVIACENMIRGSSQLREFVMAHVDEQDKEQVEGYTAFCDAAVDRIVPIQEHKDLLTVQVEPYFEWVVEKKNWQGELPAIDAITFVDDLEPYIERKLLTVNTGHAAIAYAGYAKGYATIIEAIKDGEILGLAKQALEETSYLLQEKWGFDEDDLTHYIAKILQRYQNPYISDRLTRVGRGPIRKLGPKDRLVYPAQALLDKGKSADALLTTIAYALEFDPEGDDEAKELQERIKAEGAASALSHISGQSKDSALVTKAIEKYELQKDRA
- a CDS encoding PTS sugar transporter subunit IIA, which encodes MQVLQEANILLNTKLDNQEDAIRKAGQILVDNGYVNETYVDKMIEREALTSTYMGNFVAIPHGTEEAKEEVLASGISVIQAPEGVTFDGNEVKLVFGIAGKNNEHLDILSQIAIVCSEEENIDKLVNATSKQEIMDMFSEVDA
- a CDS encoding BglG family transcription antiterminator produces the protein MELVSSRERRMILHLLRSRHQFISIRELAEHLNVSSRTIHRELKQVERTLAENKLSLLRVTGSGIRIEGEKAHMEAMQEQLRDAVEVDTTQEERLLHLLYLLVEAAEPVKVAYLANEVQLSKTAISVYLDALEARLNDYSLSIKRRRGVGVELEGEENEKRKILVQLMMEQLDQASIYSFTNDYEEQTLHQFLQNIIKEQSMTTVEKYVMDHLTKLSYSIADNAYVALITYISITIQRIRQHKFVTLSDPLLESLQKTEEYAIAAALSRELETTFSIAFPASEISYIAVQIQGAKRNETIHRSDPLLELQVQAFIQMVTDEIQLPQLEKDETFTEGLLAHIEPAISRAREGIQTYNPLTEKIEQDYQEIVAAVRQALETVFPTFRFGQGEVAFLALHFASARERQRSRQRLHALVVCASGIGTSKMLASRLQNEFPEITQVTLSSFLELREMDLERFDLLISTISLDQFHREYLLVNPLLPGPDVKRVDAFIQQELPAIYKKRKQTEPAESVPASLPAISAFESKLEELKTLTAVIRKVWDNFKIDETYHPQQMDLFTHIDEQAADLGIIGSQGLLAPLLEQRDRLGGMGIPETKMALYHSRNSKIEQPAFWMMALSSPIRIKGMDNKAMEADRLFILAAPDNLPLSCYELFSKISIFILEEQIQPLIRAADQEALSKELAQLFTAHIQQFTDHLGG
- a CDS encoding PTS mannitol transporter subunit IICB; its protein translation is MAQEKTSVRARVQKFGSYLSSMVMPNIGAFIAWGLITALFIPDGYFPNETIAAIVDPSITYLLPLLIGFTGGRLVHDIRGGVVGAIVTMGAIVGSPDTPMFLGAMAMGPLGGYTIKLFDQYIGSKVRSGFEMLVNNFSAGIIGGALAIGAIYFVGPLLEGLTNILAAGVDWLVGLGLLPLVNILIEPAKVLFLNNAINHSIFTPLGLEQSAEVGKSILFLLEANPGPGLGILLAFIIFGKGSARASAPGAAIIHFFGGIHEIYFPYILMKPFLIVAAIGGGVTGTLIFSLMDVGLRAAASPGSIIAIFLMGNPSDYLGLALGILGAAAVSFAISAVIMKSSKATETNIEEATAKSKEMKGTKPAAAVGINQTGGAADEAAETLDTAVQHKEQDDGAFDYSNVNKITFACDAGMGSSAMGASLLRKKMKDAGLTEITVDNAAISNIQDDADIVITQKNLTDRARNKRPDAEHISVENFLNSPKYAELIENLKKHQA
- the motA gene encoding flagellar motor stator protein MotA; protein product: MDKSSIIGVILGLVAVGVGMVLKGVSPTALINPAAILIIIVGTAASVTLAFPGNELKRFPKLLGVVFKNKQEFDTKELVRMFSEWSQISRKEGLLALENSARDVEDDFLRNGLSMAVDGESPEYIRNVLNEEVDALEERHAIGAAIFTQAGTYAPSLGVLGAVIGLIAALGDISDIDKLSHAIAAAFVATLMGIFTGYVICHPIANKLKRKTQQEVQHKLLMIEGILSILEGETPRMLEQKLLAYLPGKEKAEFAEAEEEVAV